The Eleutherodactylus coqui strain aEleCoq1 chromosome 10, aEleCoq1.hap1, whole genome shotgun sequence genome contains the following window.
TGAGAGGGATGGTCATGGAAGCGTCTACGGTAATAATGTCTTCACTGGTTTCCACCTTATGGGTACCTCCATATGTAGTGGTGCGGAAGTGCActaaaatccgcatcaaaatctgcaccagatttaaccctttcaatttaagactgctgtggatctgcgtcaaaatccgcaccaattgtGTTGATTTTGTTGAttgttgcagaaaatctgcacttaTTCCACTGGGTGTGAACGTACCCTGACGGGGTTTTCTGGAACTTGACTATCGATGACCTTCTATTATCTTCAGAATCTGACATCCAtagctgatgggtgggggtcaGCCATTCAGGAGCCCCGGTGATCGGCTGATATTGACCTAGCTGTCAGTTCTGTACATATTGCATTGAtctcagtgggagctgtgcctgtcaTACCAGCCCGGGCTGCTGCAGTGGGGACTGAACGGTCAGCACTGACATCTGTCCTCATGACAACTGATCGCCGGGGGTCCCGAGcagtgattgcgaaatcgccctaaacgagtacgttcgctcatctctagttctcactcAGGCTGCTGCGCCAAACTCCCAAAGTAAATCCTCCGACCCTCGTTAACTAAGGATTCACTATTGTATCCCTATGCAGGGTGCAGAATGTAGACGAGGTTGGAGGTCCTGTTTGTAACGACAGTTTGCATATGATGTCACTGACTCTTATTACCAATGACAGCGTAGTCGTCCCGATCATGCGGTTTCCTGTGTGTTAGTGGAATCTGTGACTTGTTGGTTGCTTTATGTTCAGAAAACCAGAGTGCCTTCATTAAAGACAAACCAAATGCCGTCCTGTGTTTGTGGTCATTTAATGcaacaaagggttaaaggtacaTTTTACACGGGGCGGTTATAGCTGCCTGTGTACACATGGCCACCGcctggtttttagctcacctaaatgTAGGTAAAGTTGACTGGTGCAAGCATGGGACCGACGcctcgggtgacgtcacatcgtggcattttcttggcagactgtttttgtggtttgccttgccttccccagtcatctttaccccccagcaagctgggttctcattttaccgacctcggaaggatgggaggCTAAGTCAACctcgagccggctacctgaaccgttgaaccagcaaccttcaggttatgagcgggagcttaggactgcgtctctgctgccttaacactctgcgccacacgaggctcttgaTCTGCCCTGAAGACCCAGTGACTACTTACCGGTGTAAACTGTTGCTCCTCCTCCATTCTCCGAACGACTATGGTTGCTGGGTGCGAGCACTGGAGTGATAGTCAGTGGGACAGCTGTCCTGTGTTAAGTGGCCATAAGGCGCTGCTCATCTCTACGGTTGTGCTTCATCATAGAGCAGCCACCAACAATGCCTGACGGATCCCATAGACTATAATCGGGTTGTCTTACCTGTGATgtgcatttgtattttttttgcatttttgccgCACGCTCCTACCTGGGTCTCTGATGTGAACAGATATCCACTCCAGCAATACGCTGCAGCAACCCTTACTTTTTCTGATGCACTAGGATGTTTTGTTGGAATTGGAGAAGAGCTTTTATAACTCCTCCCCATTGACTCTTTAAGCTATCCCTTGTGTCAATTCTGTCATGGCTCCGCCCATTCATTGGTTTTAAAGGGAAAGGATCACGACCTCACGTGGTGCAGATACTTTATTCAAACAGATTGGTCAAAAAATACAAACTGGATCCAGTACCGTGGAAAACTGACATAAAATCAAGAAATGATGTGACTGTAATCGCCTCCTGGGCGCGAATCTAATCGTCGCCCTCTATTATTTAGATTTGTGTGCTCCCTTGTAGATTCGGCTGCGGTCGGGATATTTCCCTTTTTCCTGCTCGCCTCTCACAATTACTTTAGGTGAAATCAAGCAACAgtttgaggattttttttatcatttttggtATTCCTTTGTTCTAATTAACGAGTAACGTCCATCTTCTGGCCAGAGCAGCTACAGCAGTTAGACGGCCTCCCCCACCAGTTCATTAGAAGACCCCAAGAAGCTTCTGTCACGGGGGCCGCCAGCAGTAGCTGCATGCAGCACCGCTATCTTCCTGCATGATGATATTATAAAAATGGACTTAGTGGATTATTTATACATCTTTACAACATATCACATGCGTCCGGCGCACACAAGAGCCCGCAGCGTGACCCGGCCGTTGTCATGTGTGGTCAATGTCCGGCATTATCCTCTTCCTGCCGTGGTCGGTGAGGTTTGTACTGCGCGGTTATGTGAGATAGCGGCGCTGACTGGTGGCGACGCATCCGGCCCGCTCGCCTCCATCCCTGATGTTTCCTGTTATTCGCATGTTAGACTTCATTCTTGCAGGAGCctaaaacgagaaaaaaaaaatgccaatgcATTAAAAAGGGGGGGAAGGGCCACAATGTCCTGAGGGAGCCCTACAGTGGGGGCTGCAACATTCACTGCTTTCCCTTAATACACGTGTATGAAAAAAAAGATGCACTACAGAATGGCTGCAGGTAACTGGAATTTTATGTAGTGAGCCCTAGTGGGGGGGCTTTAAGTATGTATCTAGggggctcctcctagtggtggctgtatatatcatgatacaggagctccccctagtggtagctgtatgtTTGTATAGGTTGTGGGGCCTGTATATTTGTATACAGGaggctcctcctagtggtggctgtatatttaTCTTGATACaagggctccccctagtggtcgctGTATATTTGTATAGGTGGTGGGGTCTCCTAgtgttggctgtatatatcttgATACAGgggcttcccctagtggtggcagagGGAATCCCCTTCccgctagtggtggctgtatatagggggcttctcctagtggtggctgtatacttgTATACCTCTTGTTGTGGCTGTATATTTCTtgatacagccccccccccttttttttaatggggggggggggggggaaccgaaaatggaaaaagaaaaatggccgcgtcattaaggggttaaagaaactgACCCTCGTGCCCTAAAGTGTAAAGTTACTTGCCGGTGGGCCCTGCCGTCAGCGTGGATTAGGTCTGACTGTAGCTCTTGTATAACGGGTAATAACCCAGGCTCAGTCTAATAGTACCGCTGCAGGTGATAAGCAGTGTGCCGCTCCTCGGGAGGGGAGGTAGTGTAGATGTGATGTGTTCCAGGACTTTATAGTTTATGGCCCACAGAGATCGCTGTTGGGAAAATATTCAATAATTGTCCCATCTAACGGGATCTGTAAACCTGCGGTGTGTCGCCCTTCCCTCCTCTCAGAGTCAGATGCTTCGTTAGCCACAACGAGATTTGGATTAAGATCAAGGACAGATTGTGATTCCTGATTATTGGACGCCGTCCTAATAAGCGCAGAAACCTCAACGTAATGTTCAGGCGGAAGACTAGTAGTAAAACTGTCTGTGAGGCCGAGATAAACGCGCCGACGGGGGAGAAGACTGGATAGTGTCAACTGTAAAGACCAAACTTAATTACTAAGCAAACAAACGTTTCTGCTGCGCCGACGCTGCAGCCAGTTGTGATGTCACACCCGGACAGTTGTGATGTCACACCCGGCCAGATGCTCTCCAGCCGTTGGTGAACTGAACGCCGACATGAGGCGTAATTACCGATGTTCAGGGAGAAACCAACcgcaaggctgtatttacacgacCAGGGGTAAGCTGCATCCGAGATGCTCTTGTGTAACTCGCACCGGTCAGCACATCTACATCCCGTCCGTGAGCGAGACCCCGCACGTTACGAGTCCCGCTCTCACACGTGACCATTAATAATGTGAACGGGCACAAAGGGTGAATTTTTCCTATGTATGAGTATAAGGCCAATTTTACACGGGTGATACAATCGTGCGATTTTTCTCACGATGCGACCGCGCTACaagtcacatgtatgtgaagcccaggctttccaatgggttctttctagagatgagcgagcatacttgctaaggacaattgctcgatcgagcattgtccttagcgagtatctccccgctcgggagaaaaggttcggctgccggagcgggtgacaggtgagttgcggcagtcagcaggggggaggggggggggggggagagagagagaactcccctcTGTCCCTCCCCgcagccggcaggtactcgctaaaggcaatgctcaaatcgagcaattgcccttagcgagtatgctcgctcatcactagttccttcacattagtgatgttttgtcggCTGCTACATTGCCCCAAAAAATtgtgggttgctaaatattgccgcaatttgcgaggttttgtagtccatgtttccctatggtaaAGAGTAGagcaggcagcatcagatggaaTATAGAAAAATTTGctaaactttattcctccataaaagaagaccagcgacgtttcggccactgctttggcctttttcaagctgtgAAAGCAGCGGCCGAAACTCTTTACCATTTTGATGACTATTGGGTTTTGTCCTGGACCTTGCTGGGCTGGTGCATCTATATACTCCTCGCTGTAAGTACAGCTGAACACCATTATTGGATTGGATTTATCCTATGGGTGTGCTGCAGTTGACCTATATTGtacatgtttccctgtggagccttcctttctgctgCATCGCATAAAAATGCGGTTTCATGCGGTGCAAAGCAATTTTTACAGTAGGGAGTCCTActtaaaagccctaaaataagtcgCTGTCAGGTTCGCTGTATTTCTCCTCACAGGTCCCCACATTTctttgaagtcttctgtcagctcttcctggattggaggttcaaaatccccgcctccaggaagctctggctgtgattggctgagccgcagcgctcaagaaccagtcagtcagtgcttcctggaggcggggattttgaacctccaatccaggaagagcTGACAGAAGTGTTGGACCTAACAGCGGCTTTAaggtgatgttttttgttttttttaatgcagatatgGCTTATTTTTCAGGTAGGGTATATTTCCAGCCCACCCTCCCCTCAACCCCCGAAAATCCAGCCAACAGAGCACTACAAAGTCTCGCCATGTGTGACTCTGTAGTGACACAAACTTGTGATATCGCTGTGgtttttcttgcggcgatatctgTCATCCGTGTAAAAGAGGCCACGACACATTTTTTGCAGTGGAAACAACGGCGCGGACTCCTCCTCCATTATATATAAGCCTGTCATGCAATAATGGCTGACATATGACAAATATATTTTTAGGGTGTCAGCTGTGAAGTCACATTGAGAAGAGCGGCCCAAAGATGAACCCTTGCACCAGAACCCTTAAGTCGTTAGTTATATGCCCGCTGGTGCTGATGAGTGCCTGGAAgagttaggctaatttcacatcggcgagtgcgatatcaggccgtgatttaCACTCTGGTATCACGGTCGCCAACGTGCGATTTTGCAGCTGATATGAGGCATCTTTTAATATCAAACCCCCCTGGCATCATTTCGGGGAAGTAGCAGTCACAGagtctcccatggttttcaaatggggaaaccttgcaccGCGCTCTGCCAgcatgtggtgtgatgctgccgccggccccgctgAAGACAATGGGAGATGCAACGCACGAGCCTCGCTATTATATTTTTATCACCATTGGGCATTAACAACTTCCAGCAATTACTAGGAGGATCCTGCGGGGGTCGCTGTGATTGTGCAGAGCCCCCCGTGAGTGATGAAGTCCAGCAAATGCAAACTCAAGCCATCCGGTTTGGAATTATGTTTATGGAAGGTGATGAATGTCAGTAAATACGTTTTGCAGCAGTTGTAAAGTGAGGTTGTCTCTAAAAGCAGTTTGTTTTGTTCCAGAATATATGGGTGAAATGCATAAATGGCCACTTCTACAACATGACGGCTCTGGGGGAGCGAATTCTATAGGATTAGGCGCGTCCCGCAGCTCCATCACCTCTATGTACGGAGATCACAGGGGCCACACTTACATGTCTCCAGACGCTCCTCCAAGAAGGAGATCTGCTCACTCAATGAGTCGATCCTGTCAAGTTGCTGGAAGGAATGTGTCAGGAAGGTGACGGGGCTCAGGTGGTCCTCCGGGGCCGCGGGCGTCAGACTCTGAAATGGAGCCCAAACTAACTGCAGTTTCTGTAGAGAGAAAACACGCGAACTCAGTGACCTCCGAGGAAACAATCGGAGCGCCGCGTGCGTCTGCCGTCACGTAGTCAGGTTGTTGGATTGTGGATCAGTCATTCATCACTGGGgctattttaacccctttaaggtcgctGCCTATTTTGGACCTAGGGCCACGATGATTTGGGGGACATTTTTGATCTCCACTTTTCAAGATCCATCTGTCTGCACGGCCGTATAAAGGACTTGTTTTTTATGTGgcagaatgtattttttttattggtacaatttttggggtacatataatgtgttgtaaaacttttactttggatttttttttcctccggtcttcaaaaaaaaaaaaaaaaatttcgccACTGCATTATAACAATAAAATCCCTtctatttttgggggggaaatgtattatttttttgcattgtcgcattcaaagtcccataactttttttttttttgttctttcaggGACCGAgctctgagtgtgtgtgtgatgaTCTATAGTTTTCATTGGTCCCCTATGGGCGTgcatttttgattatttttattgcagtttttttggggaggcaaaatgaacaaaatcatttttttcccagTTTTTGCAATGCACAATAAATGGTgggttcaatgtattgtacaggtcgttcTGGATACGATAATACCAAAGATGTTGGGTTTTTGGGGTATTTTTAACTTTATATACAAAATGCGCACAAGaaagggggcttttttttttttacttttacgtaccTATAGGGGACTTGAGTCAGAAAAGCTATGATGATACATTGAagcacttctgtactgcagtgcattattgcttacaatagcaaTTACAGAccatggcaggcctggacacAATTCTCTGGCGTCTGATTGCCTTGGCAATATAttggccctccgcgattacatatTGGATGACTTATGATGTTGTGGAGGGAgcacgcttcctctgtgaacgctttacatgctgcaatttacattgatcacagcatgtaaggggttaacagcgaggaGCTGTGTTCTCccggatccccgctgttgcagtggatggatggatggctgtcaagtcacagccgactcctgctgcaGGATGGGGTGGGCTCAGGCTGTAAGTTTACTTCGTATTGCATTAGGTACCATACGGCCAGGACGTAAACTTTTGTTCTGTGGCGCTAAAAGGCAAACCCAAGCCACTCTCCAGATGGCACCGAACCTGGAGCGACCACTGCCTCCTGCTGGAGAAATAGTCAATTTGTACTGCAGTGTATGGCGAAATGTTAATAGAACATTCCACCAGCTCCAGCATAATCAATACCGGCAGTCGCTTTAGCCACAAAACTAACAACTACGCACCGGTTCACATGCAGATTTTTCTGGGGATTTTATGTGGAATCTGTAAATTTTCGTGGCCAAACCGTCATGAAATTCACACCATAGTCTATACGGGGATACAAGAATCCACGGAATGACTGAGGGATGATGAGAAGTTTAATGGATATACTAGAGAACTTTACATGATAAACATGCAGAGTAAATTCATCCTGATAACTGTCACAGGAGTCCTGCAGTCActtgtcgcccccccccccccttgttaacccctttagtggcacgcccagaaaatttcCTTTCTCCAAAAAttggaaattattttccaaaattgttatgatgtattctttcattacaaaacACGTTGCAGTGTGATTGTCGCCCTCCTTAATAACTACTtgtgagattaaattgcattgttgactcattttaaaaaaacctgctctgtgagacatgacatggtaataagcctgccactgaaggggttaatggacaccAGATGGCACAGAGCGGACACCGTTCTCACCTGCTCTAGAGCCGCGATCTTGCTCCTAAGTTCTTGCATTTCTTGCCTCATGGTTTCTGTTTCTCCTAAAATGGGACAAAAGAGTTAAATGCTACAAAAGTATCATCAGTGACTGACAGTCctttgttaaagtgaccctctgcttTCGGGGCCATATTTTGTCCTGGTCCTGAAGGAGGCGGCTATAAAACCTGTTAATCTTCGTGCCAACACCcccgttttcagctgtccaacGCAGTCTTCAGTCTACCTCATCCCACACTGCATTGGTAATGTTAGGACCACCAATGCActcactatacctgctctataaTGGAGAGGCAAGGAGCACATGATTGGTGATGGCCAATCAGTAGTGTATGGTATCTCTACCGTTATAGCGGCCCGaggagttgtcacccagctttcccaccgGTCTCTCTTATTGCAGAACAACCAGGCAGATTTGCCACTCGGGATACTAGAAAGTTTGACAATTGATGCGGTGCGCATTCTGTTGCTGAGTCAGAAACGGTGAAATAGAAGAAATATTTCCTAAAGAAGTAAAGTTTTTGCTCTCCTCCATGATGAAACCATTTTATCCAACCCgaccttttttttcctccaaagctGGGTGAAGCCCCCTTAGGTCAACCTTACAACTTTCCCAGCCTCCTCCTGCACTATCTGTCTATTCCTGCAGGGATACATTTCCTATTCTTACAGACACGGGCCGTTCAGTACCGGGTGACAAGTTTTGATCACGCTGCATTGTGTATAAGTGACAGTTCTGTGTACAAGAGAAGATCGTTGGTGCCGCAGGATGATCCCGTTTGTAAATCCTCCGTGTCTTCGATGGTTGCGTCGGCAGCCGCGCATTATTACTCACGGTACGAGTTTGATGTGTCACAGCGCGTACCAAAAGTAATAATGTACAGCCACCAACCTCGCAGGTCTCCGGGATATTGTGCGGTAAGTGCACACGGCGCTCTGACTGcagtacaactcccatcatctccTCTCACCCCGGTGCGATGCTATGACCTAGAAACTTCACGTTGGCTCTGGAAATAGACAGGTTTGCTCCAGTTCGGAGACATTATTATGCATTGAGGCTGCAGAATAAAGAGAGACTCTGTACATGTAAAGCATCCTAATAATCCACAACCTACACAGCAGAGGAGACGCGCCAAAGATGATCAAAAACGTGTATCTTTGTGGTTAGTGATAAATCCGTCTCCGTAATGCCGCAGAGTAATAGCGACATTTTCTGACTGCACCTTTTTATATACAGGAGGCCTATTTACACACTTGAAAGGGACAGATGCAACTAATGTATTTCCCTGCTTCACCCACAAGGTGGCACTTAACTGACCTGTTCGGTTCACGGAGGACGGTGTTGGGGGAACAGCTGAGGTCCTTTCCACTTTATGACACGACTTCCCATCATCAGAAAGGCGGAATCCTTCATAGCAGTCGCATCGAAAGCGTCCGGAGGTGTTGATGCAGCGCTGGGAGCACCGGAGCCGTCCGCTCTCACACTCGTTGACATCTGAAATAACAGAGTTATTAAGCAAATCCATCTGAACTGCTGGAGAAAAACTTACAAGAAAAGCCAAAACGGGTGTTCATTTCTGAGAAGGCGCACGGAGAGGCACTCAAAACATGAAGGGGCCTGCTCCTCCTCTTGTGCCCGGTGCCCAGGTATATTGCACGAAGCTTGGTGTCagaaatgctgggcttagtaaaCTTCGCCCAAAGTTCTAACTTCATGCACAAATAGGACGTCTGCGGTGGATTTAGTGTGGATTTCACTCCCTcatttgaaaaggtgaaatccatACTTAAAATCCGCACCGCAGAACAATttacaccagtgttccccaactccagtcctccgggaccccaacaggtcatgttttcaggatctcctcagtattgcacaggtgatgtaattattgtcggtgcctcagacattaccacaggtgacctctctataggatatcctgaaaccatgacctgttggggttcgtgaggactggagtttgggaaacactgatttagGCCCCCTATCCACATCCGagacggaatattgctagcgatattccaccacggGGGACAagaggggagcgctgacaggtctcagcagggagcgctgacaggtctcagcggtgagcttATCTaacaggctcaccacggagaatcgcggcatgctgcgatttagatcccgcgagcagagaatcgctatgattctcagtTCGTGGACtccggcgctgcgctttccatagcaacgctatggaaaaacTTCACACAGCATGATCTGCGGCGGTTTATCTACTGTGATTGTCCCCTGACGGGTCACATGTAAAAGTGGCTTTATACGGGACAACTATCGCCCAAAAAATAATTCAAATGAGCAATGTTAAGCGTTGGTCCGTGTAAACAGAGCCGACAGCCAGAAGTCGCTCAGTCTTTAGTTGCTTTATTCCAGCGAAGTGACCATTGAGGGGCTTCTTGTAAACAGGCGCCCGTTcatctttgagcgactgcctggTCACAATGTATGCTGGTGGGAGGCCACGAGAGGTATCCAGCGCGCCCCGCCTCGCATGTACTGACGGACTATTGCttctgtgtaaaagtacaggagCGACAAGCCTTGGGACAACCTTTGGGCACTGACACACCTGACTATCGTTCTGTGAAGGCCACCCTAAGATCCCAGTCACGGGGGTGCAAATACCAAGACTGGCGAGGATGCGAGAACTTTGTCACGTCTCGGCCCACCCCTTACACCAGACAAATAAATTCAGATCCGCTGTGAGCTGTCACAGATTTGCGCTGTAATTTATGCCAGCTTTTGCCATAAATAATAGTAAATTTGTCAggtagccccgcccctttaaaaaaagaagtggaaaagggaaaaaaaacaacttgcgaACATGAcctatgcaaaaaacaaaaaaaaaacattttttttttacttttgaaaaggcAAAAAGCGGATGCAAGGGGCTTGTGAAATTGCCCCAGATTTGGGGCCTATGTACAGGTGACGTGTTGAGTGTTTTGGTTTGCAGCCATAGagcatgtgatgtgatgggtgcagcgGTCACTTTGGGGTCCTACCTATCTGGCAGCGATTTCCCCTCCAGCCCTCGGTGCACTGACACCTGTTGTAGCCGACACATGTTCCTCCGTTCAGGCATGGAAGCGGACAAGACACTAAGGGAGAAAAGACAAGTGGAAAATGAGTACAAACAGTAATGATGAGCGTTGCAGATGGCCCCCCAGTAGTCCATAACTAATCACACAGGGGTAGCTGATAAACCAGGAGTTACAGGTTCTGGTCTATTGTAGACCTTTCTCCCTTCATTCCCCTCTATTGGATATATTTTTCTCAATAACTGGCCTctaggtgtcactgttactactcttCTATCTGGCAGATGATCAGTACAGCGCTTCTCATCAACGGACAGAACATGtattcagctgctgcagaatctcTTGGCTCGGAGACCTGTCCGTTAGAAGGTCTCAATGAATAGTGACTAGGTCACAACAATTGCGACAGTAACATCAgattatttttcattttcacaCCAAGCTCTGAAAGCCAAATGTTTCCCCCCACCACTCCCTAATCTTCCTGGGAACCCTGCTTCCCGGGTTGGGATGTTTTACCGCAAATTCTATGCTATAATCATCCACTTCGGTCTGCTCAACATCAAAGAAAGTTTTATGACCGAGACACTTTGTAGCCATTTCCGAGGAGCTGTATGTAATTGGCCATGACACAATGTGACACATTATGGACGCCGACGGCCTGCGGCAAACATACCAGCCCTGAACTACGCAGATAACTGGTGACAGACGCAGGAAGCTGTGCATGATGGGAGATAACGGAGACATGACCAATCGGCGTTATACGATACTGCAATGGAAATGTGATCCCAATTTTGTACAGACAGATGTGCCGGATTATTGTCCCAGGGGGTTATAGGATTTGCCCTCGGTTTGTTATCTGTGCCTCTTTATGTTATTACTGTGACGCCATGCCCTTAAGCATCTCATGTTACAGCGCCAAAGTTTGTACGCCGCGGCTGTGGGGCTCTGCACCTACATATGACAACTGAACAGCGCTACCTTTGTTGCAGCTGTTTGCATCCGTCCTCCCCCAGCCCGGGCAGCACGTGTACAGCGGCAGCG
Protein-coding sequences here:
- the EGFL7 gene encoding epidermal growth factor-like protein 7, producing MWGAGCWVTGCLLILEATAADVLYRSGRRICSSSGQTGLVPVTQSYAQPVHKPLITMCEGQRVCSTYRTTYKISYRQVSKKTSLPLYTCCPGWGRTDANSCNKVSCPLPCLNGGTCVGYNRCQCTEGWRGNRCQIDVNECESGRLRCSQRCINTSGRFRCDCYEGFRLSDDGKSCHKVERTSAVPPTPSSVNRTGETETMRQEMQELRSKIAALEQKLQLVWAPFQSLTPAAPEDHLSPVTFLTHSFQQLDRIDSLSEQISFLEERLETCSCKNEV